A window of Formosa sp. Hel1_31_208 contains these coding sequences:
- a CDS encoding lipocalin family protein, giving the protein MKSFFRFYLLFSLITVAFSCSDDDSGDSQSTDPINIQFIRFGDNLVPSSVVPRTTYLDTDSNRQVTSYLNTDISGNIFKLSKLVGDDGSGLSNVISFDQNGIINSVYQQDPITGVISNKVFVLEDEATGNVYFGNEDGVQEIASGTSLSDFGNFLNSDDDLLASDALNTSKNIIEKLLFYGNDTSTNRSSLNLGALFIGAVAIIAIMALAGSATITTTVGEQINSGGNFSECQWTNSCESERRANNEENFCSIPYTDFICSEVVDVTESPCEDSDLEVIIGVDPGNLLVAIVNGDSLDYDFYWSTGEIDTGSCCDDITVSEDGTYYVIAVDDNGCVAFASATIEDDVEVDPSLLTGKTWYLTGETENSVNIFNPENCNITLEFNETQLFSTEFFGDECESSDEIPSNYEVNGNIITETAEGDTSFITILELTPFKLVLQEVDGPFTYVETYTNIFGGWSFSGNSNCVVSNGDTFTDNGSGEPLTLNNNYTVVFPDDSNGNYLSNSFTFENSILTINLSYQDFFSPACDGVNFQTAMNSLTLTYDNATNTFTGTSQSSRNDVIGSDCTRLGETCTGTVSMTR; this is encoded by the coding sequence ATGAAGAGTTTTTTCCGTTTCTATTTATTATTTAGTTTAATTACAGTTGCATTTTCCTGTTCTGACGATGATAGTGGCGATTCACAATCCACCGACCCTATTAATATCCAATTTATTAGATTTGGAGATAATCTTGTACCCAGTTCAGTAGTTCCTAGAACAACGTATTTGGATACAGATAGTAACCGTCAGGTTACCTCTTATTTAAATACTGATATCAGTGGAAATATATTTAAGTTATCAAAACTAGTAGGAGATGATGGATCCGGTTTATCTAATGTAATTTCATTTGATCAAAATGGAATAATTAATTCCGTGTATCAACAAGACCCTATAACTGGAGTAATATCCAATAAAGTTTTTGTTTTAGAAGATGAAGCTACTGGCAATGTGTATTTTGGAAATGAAGACGGAGTTCAAGAAATTGCAAGTGGAACATCGTTAAGCGATTTTGGTAATTTTTTGAATTCTGATGATGATTTGTTAGCGTCAGATGCTCTTAATACAAGTAAAAATATCATTGAAAAACTTCTTTTTTATGGCAATGATACCAGCACAAATAGATCAAGTTTAAATTTGGGGGCTCTTTTTATTGGTGCAGTTGCTATAATTGCTATTATGGCGTTAGCAGGATCAGCAACTATAACAACTACTGTTGGAGAGCAGATTAATTCTGGAGGAAATTTTTCTGAATGTCAATGGACTAACTCATGTGAATCTGAAAGACGAGCAAACAACGAAGAAAATTTTTGTTCGATTCCTTATACAGATTTTATTTGTTCTGAAGTAGTCGATGTTACCGAAAGTCCATGCGAAGACTCAGATTTAGAAGTCATCATTGGAGTCGATCCAGGTAATTTATTAGTGGCGATTGTCAATGGTGATTCTTTAGATTATGATTTTTATTGGTCTACAGGAGAGATAGATACGGGCTCATGTTGTGACGATATTACGGTTTCTGAAGATGGAACGTATTACGTTATTGCCGTCGACGATAATGGTTGTGTAGCTTTTGCTTCTGCTACAATTGAAGATGATGTAGAAGTTGACCCAAGTTTGCTTACTGGAAAAACATGGTATCTCACTGGAGAGACAGAAAATTCAGTAAATATATTTAATCCTGAAAATTGTAATATCACTTTAGAATTTAATGAAACACAACTATTTTCTACAGAATTTTTTGGTGATGAATGCGAGTCCTCTGATGAAATACCAAGTAACTATGAAGTTAATGGTAACATCATTACCGAAACAGCAGAAGGAGATACCTCATTCATTACAATTTTAGAATTGACACCTTTTAAATTAGTATTACAAGAAGTTGACGGCCCGTTTACTTACGTTGAGACCTATACTAATATTTTTGGAGGATGGTCTTTTTCTGGAAATTCCAATTGCGTTGTTTCTAATGGTGATACTTTTACAGATAATGGATCTGGTGAACCTTTAACACTAAATAATAATTATACCGTAGTCTTTCCTGATGATTCTAATGGAAATTATTTATCAAATAGTTTTACTTTTGAAAATAGTATTTTAACTATAAATTTAAGTTATCAAGATTTTTTCTCACCGGCATGTGATGGTGTTAATTTTCAAACAGCCATGAACTCCTTGACTCTAACTTATGATAACGCTACAAATACATTTACAGGA